A window of Mycobacteriales bacterium genomic DNA:
AGGTCGGCGGGGCGCAGCTGCAGCTCCTCGTCCGTGGCGAGCAACGCCACGGACTCGGGCGCCCGGCCGAGCAGATCAGCCAGATAGCGGCTCGTCGCGAGCAGGCGGGCCAGCCGTTCCGCGGTCGCGCCCTCGTCACGCAGGACACGCAAGTACCACGGCGTCTGGCCCAACGCGTCGCTCACCTGCCGGAAGGACAACAGCCCGGCGTCAGGATCGGCGGCCTCGGCGAACCACCCCAGCATCGCCGGCAGCAGGGCGCGCAGGATCGCGGCGTTGCGGCTGATGCCGGAAGTCAGCGCCTCGATGTGGCGCAGCGCCGCGTCGGGGTCTCGAAACCCGAGCGCTGCCAACCGCGACGAGGCGGCGGCCGCAGTGAGCCGGGTGCCTTCCGCCGGCAGCCGCGCGACCGCGTTGAGGAGCGGGCGGTAGAAGAGCTTCTCGTGGATGCGGCGTACCTCGCGGACGTGGCCGTCGTACTCGGCTTGCCACGACGCGATGTCCTTGCGTCCCATCGACCGGGCCAGCCAGCGCAGGCCGCGCTCGTCGACCGGCAGCAGGTGGGTACGGCGCAGGTGCTGGAGCTGGAGTCGATGCTCGACGGTGCGCAGGAACCGGTACGCCGCGGCAAGCTGCGCCGCGTCGTCCCGCCCGACGTAACCGCCGTCCGCGAGCGCGGCCAGCGCGACCAGCGTGGTGGGACTGCGCAACGCCTCGTCACCGCGGCCGTGCACCAGCTGGAGCAGCTGCACCGCGAACTCGACGTCCCGCAGCCCGCCGGGTCCGAGCTTCACCTCACGGCGCGCGTCGGTGGCGGACAGCGTCCCGACCACGCGCCGGCGCATCGCCTGCACGTCCTCGACGAAGCTCGGCCGTCCCGCAGCGCTCCAGACCATCGGTGCGACGGCGTCGAGATAGGCCGCGCCGAGCTCCGCGTCGCCCGCGGCGTACCGGGCCTTGAGAAGCGCTTGGAACTCCCAGGTCTTGGCCCAGCGCTCGTAGTAGCCGACGTGGCTGGCCAGCGTCCGCACGAGCGGGCCCGAACGTCCCTCGGGACGCAAGGCGGCGTCGACCGGCCAGATCGTCCCTTCCGGTGTCGGGTCAGAGCACGCGTGCATGAGCGCCATCGCGCGCGCGGTGGCCGCCTGCTCGGCGGGCTCGCCGACGAAGACCACATCGACGTCGCTCACGTAGTTGAGCTCCCGGCCGCCGCACTTGCCCATCGCGATGACGGCGAGCCGGGCGTCGTCGGGATGCGCGGTCGAAGCGATGGTGAAGGCGGCACCGAGCGTCGCGTCGGCCAGGTCGGCGAGCTCGGCCGCGACGTCGTCGACCACGAGGTCACCGCACAGGTCTCGGGCCGCGAGCCGCAGCAGACACTCGCGATAGCCGATGCGCAGGGCGTCGAACGCCTCGCGGCCCGCCCGGCCCGCGACGGCGGCATCGAGAGTGGCCTGCAGCCCGTAGTGCGTCGGCCGGCTGACGATCACCGCCTCGTCCCAGAGCAGGCGCCAGGACTGCGGGTGGCCGGCCATCCATTGCCCGAGCGCGGCGCTGCCGCCGAGCACGGCGAAGAGCCGGTCACGGAAGCCGAGGCTGGCGCGCACGGCGGCGACCAGCTCGTCCCGATCGTCAGCCTCTGCCAGGCGGGCAAGACCGGCAAGAGCCCGGTCGGCGTCGGGACACAGCGACAGCGCGTCCAGCACCACGTCGTCGGTGGCGAGGCCGAGCTCGGCGAGCCGGACCACCCCCGCCCCCGGGTCGGTGAAGCCCGCTCGTGCCAGGCGACCGCTGCTGCTCGCAGTGCGATCCCCGCTGGTCACAGCCAGGCACGCTACTGCGTCAGCCCGTGACCGAACCCCGGTTGACGACCGCCGCGAACCGCTTCGACAGCTCCTCTCCGACCCGCGCGATCACCCGGTCCGCCGACCGGATCGGGGCGACGATCTCCTCGACGTCGCGGTCCTCCGCAGCGGCCCACGAGGCCACGAGCGCCGGCGCCGCCTCGACGTGGAACTGCAGGCCCCACGCCGCCTTGCCGACCCGGAAAGCCTGGACCGGATAGCGCTCGCTGGAGGCGAGCAGCGTGGCGCCGTCGGGGAGCTCGGTCACCGTGTCGTAGTGCCACTGCACGACCGGGAACGTCCCGCCGACCAGCAGGCTGTCGCGGCCGTCGCCGCTGACCTCGCCGAGTCCGATCTCCGGCCCGTGCGCGCCGCGCTCGACGCGACCACCGGTCGCCACCGCGAGCAGCTGAGCACCGAGACAGACGCCGAGAGTCGGCACGCCCCGCGCGACCGCGTCGGCGAGCAACGCCTTCGTCGCGGGAAGCCAGGACACCACGTCGTCGTCGTTGGCACCCATCGGGCCGCCCATGACGATCAGCGCGTCGGCATCGACCGTCGACGGCAGAGGGACTGCGGCGTACGGGTGGCGGACGTCGAGCTCGACGCCGTACGCCGGCAGCCAGTCGGCAAGCCGGCCCGGATCTTCGTGCGCGACGTGCTGGACGACGAGGGCGACGGCCACGTCGGTCAGAGCAGCGGCAGGTAACGGGAGAGCTCGAACGGCGTGACCTGGCGCCGGTAGTCCTCCCACTCGGCCCGCTTGTTGCGCATGAAGAAGTCGAACACGCCCTCGCCCAGAGTCTGCGCCAGCAGCTCGGAGCCCTCCATGACCTTGATCGCGTCGGACAACGAACCCGGCAGCGGCGCGATGCCCATCGCGCGGCGCTCGACGTCGGTGAGCGCCCACACATCGTCCTCGGCGCCTTCCGGAAGCTCGTAGCCGTCCTCGATGCCCTTCAGCCCTGCGGCGAGCAGGACGGCGTACGTCAGGTACGGGTTGCACGCCGAGTCGGGTGAGCGGATCTCGATACGCGTCGAGTTGCCCTTCTGCGGCTTGTACATCGGGATGCGAATGAGCGCCGAGCGGTTGTTGCGGCCCCAGCAGACGTACGCCGGCGCCTCGCCGCCGCCCCACAGCCGCTTGTAGGAGTTCACCCACTGGTTGGTGATCGCGGTGAACTCCGCCGCGTGGACCAGCAGGCCCGCGACGAACGCCTTGCCGACCTTCGACAGCGACAGCGGGTCGCTGCCGTCGTGGAAGGCGTTACGGTCCCCCTCGAACAACGACAGATGCGTGTGCATCGCGGAGCCCGGCTGCTCGGCGAACGGCTTCGGCATGAACGTCGCGAACACGCCTTGGGAGAGCGCGACCTCCTTCACCACGAGCCGCATCGTCATCAGGTTGTCGGCGGTGGTGAGCGCATCGGCGTACCGCAGGTCGATCTCCTGCTGCCCCGGCGCGACCTCGTGGTGGCTGAACTCGACGCTGATGCCCATCCGCTCGAGCATGGTGATCGCCTGGCGGCGGAAGTCGTGGCCGAGGTCGTGCGGCGTCTGGTCGAAGTAGCCGCCCGAGTCGATCGGGGCGGGCAACAGGTCGACGTCGGTCGGACGGTCGCGCAGCAGGAAGAACTCGACCTCCGGGTGCACGTAGAACGTGAAGCCGAGGTCGGCGGCACGCTGCATCGACCGGCGCAGCACGTGACGGGGGTCGGAGTACGACGGGGTGCCGTCCGGGGTGAGGATGTCGCAGAACATCCGCGCCGTACCGGGCTGCTCGTCTCGCCACGGCAGCACCTGGAACGTCGCCGGGTCGGGCTTGGCCAGCATGTCCGACTCGTGCACCCGGGCGAACCCCTCGATCGCCGAGCCGTCGAAGCCGATGCCCTCGGCGAAGGCCCCTTCGAGCTCGGCGGGCGCGATCGCGACGGACTTGAGGAAGCCGAGCACGTCGGTGAACCACAGCCGGACGAAGCGGATGTCGCGTTCCTCGATCGTGCGAAGCACGAACTCCTGCTGACGATCCACGCGCCCAGCGTAGGTCCCCCGCGTTACAACCGCATGACACGCTCCCCCGCCCCCGAAGTAGCACACGAAGGGCCCCATCGGCGGTCGAGTTGTGCCGCGTGTCCGTTTTCCCGACCACGTTGTGTGCTGCTTCGGGCACGCGGGGGCCGGATTCGGGTGCGGCGGTGGGATCTAGCCTGGAGGCATGCCGCGACTGCGCGTAGCGCTTGCGCAGGACGACTTCACGGTTGGCGACCTGGCCGGCAACGCCGCGCTCGTCGTCTCCCTGACGCGTACGGCGGTGGCGCAAGGCGCCCAGCTCGTGGTCTTCCCGGAGATGGCACTGACCGGCTACCCGCCGGAGGACCTGGTGTTGCGGCCGTCGTTCGTCGAGGCCTCCCGCACGGCGCTGGAAGCGCTTGCCGTTCGTCTCGACGACGAGGGGCTCGGCGACGCGGGCGTCGTCGTCGGCTATCTGGACCGATGCCCCAACCCGGCGCCGCGGGTCGGCCGGCCGGCCGGCGAACCGCAGAACGCCGCGGCGTTCATCCACCGTGGCGGCGTCATCGCGCGTTACGCGAAGCATCACC
This region includes:
- a CDS encoding bifunctional [glutamine synthetase] adenylyltransferase/[glutamine synthetase]-adenylyl-L-tyrosine phosphorylase — its product is MTSGDRTASSSGRLARAGFTDPGAGVVRLAELGLATDDVVLDALSLCPDADRALAGLARLAEADDRDELVAAVRASLGFRDRLFAVLGGSAALGQWMAGHPQSWRLLWDEAVIVSRPTHYGLQATLDAAVAGRAGREAFDALRIGYRECLLRLAARDLCGDLVVDDVAAELADLADATLGAAFTIASTAHPDDARLAVIAMGKCGGRELNYVSDVDVVFVGEPAEQAATARAMALMHACSDPTPEGTIWPVDAALRPEGRSGPLVRTLASHVGYYERWAKTWEFQALLKARYAAGDAELGAAYLDAVAPMVWSAAGRPSFVEDVQAMRRRVVGTLSATDARREVKLGPGGLRDVEFAVQLLQLVHGRGDEALRSPTTLVALAALADGGYVGRDDAAQLAAAYRFLRTVEHRLQLQHLRRTHLLPVDERGLRWLARSMGRKDIASWQAEYDGHVREVRRIHEKLFYRPLLNAVARLPAEGTRLTAAAASSRLAALGFRDPDAALRHIEALTSGISRNAAILRALLPAMLGWFAEAADPDAGLLSFRQVSDALGQTPWYLRVLRDEGATAERLARLLATSRYLADLLGRAPESVALLATDEELQLRPADLLRNELVSAARRYDDGETAADAARALRRQELIRIACGDLLGIVDVEAVGEALSDVAAATLSAALETATRSVVATAERELPMRLAVIGMGRLGGGEQGYGSDADVLFVYEPVGADGPHCTAAAHEVAQELRRLLARPAPDPPLVVDADLRPEGRQGPLVRSLASYAEYYERWSAPWEMQALLRACPIAGDADLGERFVALVDPLRYPAVGLDPAQLREIRRLKARMEAERLPRGVDPAFHIKLGRGGLSDVEWTVQLLQLRHGHAVPALRTTSTIDAARAGADAGLLTADDARALQDAWVIATRVRNAIMLSRGRASDVLPSDSRALGAIARAMGYPAGHGAALLDDYRRATRRARVVHEQVFAS
- a CDS encoding type 1 glutamine amidotransferase, translated to MAVALVVQHVAHEDPGRLADWLPAYGVELDVRHPYAAVPLPSTVDADALIVMGGPMGANDDDVVSWLPATKALLADAVARGVPTLGVCLGAQLLAVATGGRVERGAHGPEIGLGEVSGDGRDSLLVGGTFPVVQWHYDTVTELPDGATLLASSERYPVQAFRVGKAAWGLQFHVEAAPALVASWAAAEDRDVEEIVAPIRSADRVIARVGEELSKRFAAVVNRGSVTG
- a CDS encoding glutamine synthetase family protein; this translates as MDRQQEFVLRTIEERDIRFVRLWFTDVLGFLKSVAIAPAELEGAFAEGIGFDGSAIEGFARVHESDMLAKPDPATFQVLPWRDEQPGTARMFCDILTPDGTPSYSDPRHVLRRSMQRAADLGFTFYVHPEVEFFLLRDRPTDVDLLPAPIDSGGYFDQTPHDLGHDFRRQAITMLERMGISVEFSHHEVAPGQQEIDLRYADALTTADNLMTMRLVVKEVALSQGVFATFMPKPFAEQPGSAMHTHLSLFEGDRNAFHDGSDPLSLSKVGKAFVAGLLVHAAEFTAITNQWVNSYKRLWGGGEAPAYVCWGRNNRSALIRIPMYKPQKGNSTRIEIRSPDSACNPYLTYAVLLAAGLKGIEDGYELPEGAEDDVWALTDVERRAMGIAPLPGSLSDAIKVMEGSELLAQTLGEGVFDFFMRNKRAEWEDYRRQVTPFELSRYLPLL